Proteins from a single region of Seriola aureovittata isolate HTS-2021-v1 ecotype China chromosome 9, ASM2101889v1, whole genome shotgun sequence:
- the kdm5c gene encoding lysine-specific demethylase 5C isoform X1, whose product MAIAGRAMEGEEFVPPPECPVFEPSWEEFQDPLGYIAKIRPIAEKSGICKIRPPPDWQPPFSVELDSFRFTPRIQRLNELEAETRVKLNYLDRIARFWEIQASSLKIPHIERRILDLFSLSKIVTDEGGFEMVCKERRWARVAQRLGYPPGKNIGSLLRSHYERIVYPFEMFQSGASLPHCKPKHYDGEDVDKEYKPHSIPLRQSVQPSKMSSYGRRANRCQPDGPEDLAPHPLTTGSQLISAPEPTEEDIEKNPELKKLQIYGAGPKMMGLGLVARDKGIRKKDELPQTVTIKDNVSAAPGDTSVKAEPLEPQEKQSEGGTSSPQMPPLSVTIKTEVKKEEPEEEDAKDNDEEEDDTNRPCTKMTMRLRRNLNNPQCVDSFVCRMCGRGDDDEKLLLCDGCDDNYHTYCLLPPLTDPPKGNWRCPKCVAEECKKPAEAFGFEQATREYTLQSFGEMADAFKADYFNMPVHMVPTELVEREFWRLVSSIEEDVTVEYGADIHSKEFGSGFPMNNGKRKLTKEEEEYARCGWNLNVMPVLEQSLLCHINGDISGMKVPWLYVGMVFSAFCWHIEDHWSYSINYLHWGEPKTWYGVPSVAAERLEEVMKKLTPELFEFQPDLLHQLVTIMNPNILMAHGVPVVRTNQCAGEFVITFPRAYHSGFNQGYNFAEAVNFCTADWLPAGRSCIEHYRRLRRYCVFSHEELTCKMAASPEKLDLNLAAATHREMFIIVQEERKLRKGLMERGITEAEREAFELLPDDERQCDKCKTTCFLSALACSNCPERLVCLYHTQDLCNCPTEKLYLRYRYTLDELLAMLHRLKVRSESFDSWANRVKEALEQEEGNKIGIDDLEMLKMEAAEKKFPDNELLRKLNTVLKDIEHCQKTSTELLNNAKTSESKMTLAELKSMVEMMQNLPCVMNQLEEVQAVLRTVEDFQSQAKELVNDRDWRRDSPPPEQLQTLLEQGGKLPVVVPECSLLQGLKEQGHWLADVRRTLGTEGGERQEVTLDVLRNLMEAGCNVPQSVSVETAMAELQELLTIAERWEEKAQICLEQRQKHPLSTLEAIVNEAQLIPVKLPNILALQGCLTRARAWVTDLEEIQNGEHYPCLDDLEGLVAIGRDLPVFMEELRQLELQVASAHSWRDKASKTFLKKSSQHSLLEVLCPCAKRRERRDGTELLDDPLDDSDTNTLGLSAQDLRDPAAIVMAFKEGEHQEKEALLRLQKLNMCKSGRNAASYKEDKENGRWDDTMETDTSSHSENSVKENGNSNHTCTTPPQSVCVCAGQPRAPQLRCHLCKDWFHGGCVPFPSLLPSSGPPVNPLCWWDWDSRFLCPRCQRSRRPRLETILALLVALQRLPVRLPEGEALQCLTERAITWQGRAKEALETSELQQTLQKLQELKETLHCEAEKEEDMEKETEGGSVIVLSDSEGGEGEDGVIDLTEENSPKKNSKESNGTQAGCENGISKKSNVTGVGSLLPLLPVLKGHVVEISPATTVRLEELQLEGDLLEVSLDQTHIIHRVLQASSVPPRETLHTLIQIELEEQRRTSRGRAKDSKRKRKSHRGGSGEGAGERSLDASESKKTCPLSHSPSPHLPVQTHPEIL is encoded by the exons atgGCTATCGCTGGGAG GGCAATGGAAGGGGAAGAGTTTGTGCCTCCTCCGGAGTGTCCAGTATTTGAGCCATCATGGGAGGAGTTTCAAGATCCCCTGGGCTACATCGCCAAGATACGTCCAATTGCAGAGAAGTCTGGAATCTGCAAAATTCGACCTCCACCA GACTGGCAACCACCATTTTCAGTGGAGCTGGATAGCTTCCGCTTCACACCCCGCATCCAAAGGCTTAATGAGCTGGAA GCGGAGACCAGAGTGAAGCTTAATTATTTGGACCGCATCGCCAGGTTTTGGGAGATCCAGGCATCCTCCTTGAAAATCCCACACATTGAAAGGCGCATCCTTGATCTTTTCAGCCTGTCAAAG ATTGTGACAGATGAAGGAGGTTTTGAGATGGTCTGTAAGGAACGGCGCTGGGCTCGTGTGGCCCAGCGGCTTGGCTACCCTCCAGGAAAGAACATAGGTTCTCTGTTGCGCTCACACTACGAGAGGATCGTTTACCCCTTTGAAATGTTCCAGTCTGGTGCCAGCCTGCCG CATTGCAAGCCAAAGCACTATGATGGTGAGGATGTGGATAAAGAGTACAAGCCCCATTCCATTCCCCTGCGACAGTCTGTGCAGCCATCCAAAATGAGCAGTTATGGGCGCAGAGCAAACCGCTGCCAGCCTGAT GGTCCAGAGGATCTGGCCCCCCATCCTCTCACCACTGGCTCTCAACTCATCTCTGCG CCTGAACCGACAGAGGAAGACATAGAGAAGAACccagagctgaagaagctgcagaTCTATGGTGCCGGGCCTAAGATGATGGGACTTGGACTGGTGGCGAGGGATAAAGGCATCAGGAAGAAGG ATGAGCTGCCTCAGACTGTTACCATCAAAGACAATGTGTCAGCTGCTCCTGGTGATACCTCAGTCAAAGCAGAGCCACTGGAGCCTCAAGAGAAGCAGAGTGAAGGGGGCACATCTAGTCCACAAATGCCTCCCCTGAGCGTCACAATTAAGACAGAAGTGAAGAAAGAAGAACCAGAGGAAGAGGATGCGAAAGACAACGACGAGGAAGAAGATGATACAAATAGACCTTGTACCAAAATGACGATGAGGCTTCGACGCAACCTCAACAATCCGCAATGT GTGGATTCTTTTGTGTGTCGAATGTGTGGTCGgggagatgatgatgagaaaCTCTTGCTGTGTGATGGCTGTGATGACAACTACCACACTTACTGTCTACTACCCCCACTCACTGATCCTCCCAAAGGCAACTGGCGATGTCCTAAGTGTGTGGCAGAG gaatGCAAGAAGCCGGCAGAAGCGTTTGGCTTTGAACAAGCGACACGAGAGTACACTCTGCAGAGTTTTGGGGAAATGGCTGACGCCTTTAAAGCAGATTACTTCAACATGCCTGTCCAT ATGGTTCCCACTGAGCTTGTGGAGAGAGAGTTCTGGAGGTTAGTCAGTAGTATTGAGGAAGACGTGACTGTGGAGTACGGAGCGGACATACACTCCAAAGAGTTTGGCAGTGGCTTCCCAATGAACAATGGCAAGAGGAAGCTCACAAAGGAAGAGGAG GAATATGCTCGCTGTGGCTGGAACTTGAATGTGATGCCTGTGCTGGAGCAGTCACTCCTGTGCCATATTAATGGAGACATCTCTGGGATGAAGGTGCCATGGCTTTACGTAGGCATGGTGTTCTCGGCTTTCTGCTGGCACATTGAGGATCACTGGAGCTACTCCATCAACTACTTGCACTG GGGTGAACCCAAGACATGGTATGGAGTTCCCTCTGTGGCAGCTGAGCGACTTGAGGAGGTGATGAAGAAGCTGACGCCAGAGCTGTTTGAGTTTCAGCCCGACCTCCTGCACCAGCTAGTCACCATCATGAACCCCAACATCCTGATGGCTCACGGTGTCCCG GTTGTACGCACCAACCAGTGTGCTGGTGAGTTTGTCATCACCTTCCCCAGAGCCTACCACAGTGGCTTCAATCAGGGATATAACTTTGCTGAAGCTGTCAACTTCTGCACTGCAGATTGG CTGCCTGCTGGCCGTTCCTGTATTGAGCATTACCGACGTCTAAGGAGGTATTGTGTATTCTCCCACGAGGAGCTCACCTGTAAAATGGCTGCCAGCCCAGAGAAACTTGATCTTAACCTGGCTGCAGCTACACATCGTGAAATGTTCATTATTGttcaggaggagaggaagctgcGGAAGGGTCTGATGGAAAGG GGCATTACTGAAGCGGAGCGTGAGGCATTCGAGCTGTTGCCTGATGATGAAAGGCAGTGTGATAAATGCAAGACCACGTGCTTCCTTTCTGCTCTGGCCTGCTCGAACTGCCCCGAGCGTCTGGTGTGTCTCTATCACACTCAGGATCTGTGCAACTGCCCCACTGAAAAACTCTACCTCAG GTACAGATATACCCTGGATGAGTTGTTAGCCATGCTACACCGACTAAAGGTTCGGTCTGAGTCTTTTGATTCCTGGGCCAACAGAGTAAAAGAGGCACTTGAGCAAGAAGAGGGAAACAAGATAG GAATTGATGACCTGGAGATGCTGAAGATggaagcagctgaaaaaaagtTTCCAGACAACGAACTTCTCCGCAAACTCAACACTGTTCTTAAAGACATAGAGCACTGCCAAAAGACAAGTACTGAACTCCTCAACAACGCAAAGACAAG TGAAAGTAAGATGACTTTGGCAGAGCTGAAATCCATGGTAGAGATGATGCAAAACCTGCCATGTGTGATGAACCAGCTGGAGGAAGTGCAG GCGGTTCTGCGAACAGTGGAGGATTTCCAGAGCCAGGCTAAAGAGCTGGTCAATGACAGGGACTGGAGGAGGGACTCTCCACCACCGGAGCAATTGCAGACACTATTGGAGCAGGGGGGCAAGCTGCCTGTCGTGGTGCCAGAGTGTAGTTTACTTCAGGGCCTAAAGGAGCAGGGCCACTGGCTGGCAGACGTGAGGCGCACCCTGGgaacagaaggaggagagaggcaggaggtGACGTTGGATGTGTTGAGGAACCTGATGGAGGCAGGCTGCAACGTGCCCCAGAGTGTGTCCGTAGAGACGGCCATGGCAGAGCTTCAGGAGCTGCTCACAATTGCAGAACGTTGGGAAGAGAAAGCACAGATCTGCCTAGAACAAAG GCAAAAGCACCCTCTCTCCACCCTCGAGGCAATAGTAAATGAGGCCCAGCTTATCCCAGTCAAGCTTCCCAACATCCTGGCTTTACAGGGTTGTCTCACACGGGCACGAGCCTGGGTCACAGACTTGGAGGAaatacag AATGGGGAGCATTACCCGTGTCTGGATGACCTGGAGGGCCTGGTGGCTATTGGAAGGGACTTGCCAGTCTTCATGGAGGAGCTGAGGCAGCTGGAACTGCAGGTGGCCAGCGCTCACTCCTGGAGGGATAAGGCCAGCAAGACCTTCCTGAAGAAGAGCAGTCAGCACAGTCTGCTAGAG GTTTTATGTCCGTGTgctaaaaggagagagaggcgAGATGGGACGGAGCTGTTGGATGATCCGTTAGATGATTCTGATACCAACACTCTGGGCCTTTCTGCTCAGGACCTGAGGGACCCTGCAGCTATT GTGATGGCGTTCAAAGAAGGAGAGCACCAGGAGAAGGAGGCACTACTGAGGTTACAGAAATTGAACATGTGTAAATCTGGACGTAATGCTGCGAGTTACAAGGAGGACAAGGAGAACGGGAGGTGGGACGACACCATGGAGACAGACACATCCAGCCACTCAGAGAACTCTGTAAAAGAGAACGGTAACAGTAACCACACCTGCACCACCCctcctcagtcagtgtgtgtgtgcgccggGCAGCCTCGTGCCCCTCAGCTCCGCTGCCATCTGTGTAAGGACTGGTTCCATGGTGGCTGTGTTCCCTTCCCCTCCCTGCTCCCCTCGTCTGGACCACCAGTTAACCCTCTCTGCTGGTGGGACTGGGACTCGCGCTTCTTGTGTCCGCGATGCCAGCGTTCACGACGCCCACGCCTGGAGACTATCCTGGCATTACTTGTAGCCCTGCAGAGGCTGCCAGTACGTCTGCCTGAAGGAGAGGCGCTGCAGTGTCTCACAGAGAGGGCCATCACCTGGCAGGGCCGAGCCAAAGAGGCGCTCGAGacgtcagagctgcagcagactCTTCAGAAGCTGCAGGAACTCAAAGAGACTCTCCAttgtgaagcagagaaagaagaagacatgGAAAAGGAGACCGAAGGGGGCTCTGTGATAGTTTTGTCAGACTCcgagggaggggaaggagaggatgGAGTCATTGATCTGACCGAGGAGAATTCACCTAAGAAGAACTCCAAGGAAAGCAACGGCACTCAG GCTGGATGTGAAAATGGCATCAGCAAGAAGTCAAATGTTACAG GTGTGGGGTCTCTGCTGCCCCTGCTGCCTGTGCTAAAAGGTCATGTAGTGGAGATTTCCCCAGCCACCACGGTCCGGCTGGAGGAGCTACAGCTGGAAGGAGACCTGCTGGAGGTGTCCTTGGACCAGACACACATCATCCACAGAGTCCTCCAAGCTTCCTCTGTTCCACCCAGAGAAACtctacacacactcattcag atTGAGCTTGAAGAGCAGAGACGAACCAGCCGTGGCCGAGCCAAGGACTccaaaaggaagagaaagagccACAGAGGTGGGAGTGGGGAAGGGGCAGGTGAAAGGTCACTGGACGCCTCAGAGTCAAAGAAAACCTGTCCCCTCAGCCACAGCCCCTCCCCTCACTTACCTGTCCAGACCCATCCAGAG ATTTTGTGA
- the kdm5c gene encoding lysine-specific demethylase 5C isoform X2, protein MEGEEFVPPPECPVFEPSWEEFQDPLGYIAKIRPIAEKSGICKIRPPPDWQPPFSVELDSFRFTPRIQRLNELEAETRVKLNYLDRIARFWEIQASSLKIPHIERRILDLFSLSKIVTDEGGFEMVCKERRWARVAQRLGYPPGKNIGSLLRSHYERIVYPFEMFQSGASLPHCKPKHYDGEDVDKEYKPHSIPLRQSVQPSKMSSYGRRANRCQPDGPEDLAPHPLTTGSQLISAPEPTEEDIEKNPELKKLQIYGAGPKMMGLGLVARDKGIRKKDELPQTVTIKDNVSAAPGDTSVKAEPLEPQEKQSEGGTSSPQMPPLSVTIKTEVKKEEPEEEDAKDNDEEEDDTNRPCTKMTMRLRRNLNNPQCVDSFVCRMCGRGDDDEKLLLCDGCDDNYHTYCLLPPLTDPPKGNWRCPKCVAEECKKPAEAFGFEQATREYTLQSFGEMADAFKADYFNMPVHMVPTELVEREFWRLVSSIEEDVTVEYGADIHSKEFGSGFPMNNGKRKLTKEEEEYARCGWNLNVMPVLEQSLLCHINGDISGMKVPWLYVGMVFSAFCWHIEDHWSYSINYLHWGEPKTWYGVPSVAAERLEEVMKKLTPELFEFQPDLLHQLVTIMNPNILMAHGVPVVRTNQCAGEFVITFPRAYHSGFNQGYNFAEAVNFCTADWLPAGRSCIEHYRRLRRYCVFSHEELTCKMAASPEKLDLNLAAATHREMFIIVQEERKLRKGLMERGITEAEREAFELLPDDERQCDKCKTTCFLSALACSNCPERLVCLYHTQDLCNCPTEKLYLRYRYTLDELLAMLHRLKVRSESFDSWANRVKEALEQEEGNKIGIDDLEMLKMEAAEKKFPDNELLRKLNTVLKDIEHCQKTSTELLNNAKTSESKMTLAELKSMVEMMQNLPCVMNQLEEVQAVLRTVEDFQSQAKELVNDRDWRRDSPPPEQLQTLLEQGGKLPVVVPECSLLQGLKEQGHWLADVRRTLGTEGGERQEVTLDVLRNLMEAGCNVPQSVSVETAMAELQELLTIAERWEEKAQICLEQRQKHPLSTLEAIVNEAQLIPVKLPNILALQGCLTRARAWVTDLEEIQNGEHYPCLDDLEGLVAIGRDLPVFMEELRQLELQVASAHSWRDKASKTFLKKSSQHSLLEVLCPCAKRRERRDGTELLDDPLDDSDTNTLGLSAQDLRDPAAIVMAFKEGEHQEKEALLRLQKLNMCKSGRNAASYKEDKENGRWDDTMETDTSSHSENSVKENGNSNHTCTTPPQSVCVCAGQPRAPQLRCHLCKDWFHGGCVPFPSLLPSSGPPVNPLCWWDWDSRFLCPRCQRSRRPRLETILALLVALQRLPVRLPEGEALQCLTERAITWQGRAKEALETSELQQTLQKLQELKETLHCEAEKEEDMEKETEGGSVIVLSDSEGGEGEDGVIDLTEENSPKKNSKESNGTQAGCENGISKKSNVTGVGSLLPLLPVLKGHVVEISPATTVRLEELQLEGDLLEVSLDQTHIIHRVLQASSVPPRETLHTLIQIELEEQRRTSRGRAKDSKRKRKSHRGGSGEGAGERSLDASESKKTCPLSHSPSPHLPVQTHPEIL, encoded by the exons ATGGAAGGGGAAGAGTTTGTGCCTCCTCCGGAGTGTCCAGTATTTGAGCCATCATGGGAGGAGTTTCAAGATCCCCTGGGCTACATCGCCAAGATACGTCCAATTGCAGAGAAGTCTGGAATCTGCAAAATTCGACCTCCACCA GACTGGCAACCACCATTTTCAGTGGAGCTGGATAGCTTCCGCTTCACACCCCGCATCCAAAGGCTTAATGAGCTGGAA GCGGAGACCAGAGTGAAGCTTAATTATTTGGACCGCATCGCCAGGTTTTGGGAGATCCAGGCATCCTCCTTGAAAATCCCACACATTGAAAGGCGCATCCTTGATCTTTTCAGCCTGTCAAAG ATTGTGACAGATGAAGGAGGTTTTGAGATGGTCTGTAAGGAACGGCGCTGGGCTCGTGTGGCCCAGCGGCTTGGCTACCCTCCAGGAAAGAACATAGGTTCTCTGTTGCGCTCACACTACGAGAGGATCGTTTACCCCTTTGAAATGTTCCAGTCTGGTGCCAGCCTGCCG CATTGCAAGCCAAAGCACTATGATGGTGAGGATGTGGATAAAGAGTACAAGCCCCATTCCATTCCCCTGCGACAGTCTGTGCAGCCATCCAAAATGAGCAGTTATGGGCGCAGAGCAAACCGCTGCCAGCCTGAT GGTCCAGAGGATCTGGCCCCCCATCCTCTCACCACTGGCTCTCAACTCATCTCTGCG CCTGAACCGACAGAGGAAGACATAGAGAAGAACccagagctgaagaagctgcagaTCTATGGTGCCGGGCCTAAGATGATGGGACTTGGACTGGTGGCGAGGGATAAAGGCATCAGGAAGAAGG ATGAGCTGCCTCAGACTGTTACCATCAAAGACAATGTGTCAGCTGCTCCTGGTGATACCTCAGTCAAAGCAGAGCCACTGGAGCCTCAAGAGAAGCAGAGTGAAGGGGGCACATCTAGTCCACAAATGCCTCCCCTGAGCGTCACAATTAAGACAGAAGTGAAGAAAGAAGAACCAGAGGAAGAGGATGCGAAAGACAACGACGAGGAAGAAGATGATACAAATAGACCTTGTACCAAAATGACGATGAGGCTTCGACGCAACCTCAACAATCCGCAATGT GTGGATTCTTTTGTGTGTCGAATGTGTGGTCGgggagatgatgatgagaaaCTCTTGCTGTGTGATGGCTGTGATGACAACTACCACACTTACTGTCTACTACCCCCACTCACTGATCCTCCCAAAGGCAACTGGCGATGTCCTAAGTGTGTGGCAGAG gaatGCAAGAAGCCGGCAGAAGCGTTTGGCTTTGAACAAGCGACACGAGAGTACACTCTGCAGAGTTTTGGGGAAATGGCTGACGCCTTTAAAGCAGATTACTTCAACATGCCTGTCCAT ATGGTTCCCACTGAGCTTGTGGAGAGAGAGTTCTGGAGGTTAGTCAGTAGTATTGAGGAAGACGTGACTGTGGAGTACGGAGCGGACATACACTCCAAAGAGTTTGGCAGTGGCTTCCCAATGAACAATGGCAAGAGGAAGCTCACAAAGGAAGAGGAG GAATATGCTCGCTGTGGCTGGAACTTGAATGTGATGCCTGTGCTGGAGCAGTCACTCCTGTGCCATATTAATGGAGACATCTCTGGGATGAAGGTGCCATGGCTTTACGTAGGCATGGTGTTCTCGGCTTTCTGCTGGCACATTGAGGATCACTGGAGCTACTCCATCAACTACTTGCACTG GGGTGAACCCAAGACATGGTATGGAGTTCCCTCTGTGGCAGCTGAGCGACTTGAGGAGGTGATGAAGAAGCTGACGCCAGAGCTGTTTGAGTTTCAGCCCGACCTCCTGCACCAGCTAGTCACCATCATGAACCCCAACATCCTGATGGCTCACGGTGTCCCG GTTGTACGCACCAACCAGTGTGCTGGTGAGTTTGTCATCACCTTCCCCAGAGCCTACCACAGTGGCTTCAATCAGGGATATAACTTTGCTGAAGCTGTCAACTTCTGCACTGCAGATTGG CTGCCTGCTGGCCGTTCCTGTATTGAGCATTACCGACGTCTAAGGAGGTATTGTGTATTCTCCCACGAGGAGCTCACCTGTAAAATGGCTGCCAGCCCAGAGAAACTTGATCTTAACCTGGCTGCAGCTACACATCGTGAAATGTTCATTATTGttcaggaggagaggaagctgcGGAAGGGTCTGATGGAAAGG GGCATTACTGAAGCGGAGCGTGAGGCATTCGAGCTGTTGCCTGATGATGAAAGGCAGTGTGATAAATGCAAGACCACGTGCTTCCTTTCTGCTCTGGCCTGCTCGAACTGCCCCGAGCGTCTGGTGTGTCTCTATCACACTCAGGATCTGTGCAACTGCCCCACTGAAAAACTCTACCTCAG GTACAGATATACCCTGGATGAGTTGTTAGCCATGCTACACCGACTAAAGGTTCGGTCTGAGTCTTTTGATTCCTGGGCCAACAGAGTAAAAGAGGCACTTGAGCAAGAAGAGGGAAACAAGATAG GAATTGATGACCTGGAGATGCTGAAGATggaagcagctgaaaaaaagtTTCCAGACAACGAACTTCTCCGCAAACTCAACACTGTTCTTAAAGACATAGAGCACTGCCAAAAGACAAGTACTGAACTCCTCAACAACGCAAAGACAAG TGAAAGTAAGATGACTTTGGCAGAGCTGAAATCCATGGTAGAGATGATGCAAAACCTGCCATGTGTGATGAACCAGCTGGAGGAAGTGCAG GCGGTTCTGCGAACAGTGGAGGATTTCCAGAGCCAGGCTAAAGAGCTGGTCAATGACAGGGACTGGAGGAGGGACTCTCCACCACCGGAGCAATTGCAGACACTATTGGAGCAGGGGGGCAAGCTGCCTGTCGTGGTGCCAGAGTGTAGTTTACTTCAGGGCCTAAAGGAGCAGGGCCACTGGCTGGCAGACGTGAGGCGCACCCTGGgaacagaaggaggagagaggcaggaggtGACGTTGGATGTGTTGAGGAACCTGATGGAGGCAGGCTGCAACGTGCCCCAGAGTGTGTCCGTAGAGACGGCCATGGCAGAGCTTCAGGAGCTGCTCACAATTGCAGAACGTTGGGAAGAGAAAGCACAGATCTGCCTAGAACAAAG GCAAAAGCACCCTCTCTCCACCCTCGAGGCAATAGTAAATGAGGCCCAGCTTATCCCAGTCAAGCTTCCCAACATCCTGGCTTTACAGGGTTGTCTCACACGGGCACGAGCCTGGGTCACAGACTTGGAGGAaatacag AATGGGGAGCATTACCCGTGTCTGGATGACCTGGAGGGCCTGGTGGCTATTGGAAGGGACTTGCCAGTCTTCATGGAGGAGCTGAGGCAGCTGGAACTGCAGGTGGCCAGCGCTCACTCCTGGAGGGATAAGGCCAGCAAGACCTTCCTGAAGAAGAGCAGTCAGCACAGTCTGCTAGAG GTTTTATGTCCGTGTgctaaaaggagagagaggcgAGATGGGACGGAGCTGTTGGATGATCCGTTAGATGATTCTGATACCAACACTCTGGGCCTTTCTGCTCAGGACCTGAGGGACCCTGCAGCTATT GTGATGGCGTTCAAAGAAGGAGAGCACCAGGAGAAGGAGGCACTACTGAGGTTACAGAAATTGAACATGTGTAAATCTGGACGTAATGCTGCGAGTTACAAGGAGGACAAGGAGAACGGGAGGTGGGACGACACCATGGAGACAGACACATCCAGCCACTCAGAGAACTCTGTAAAAGAGAACGGTAACAGTAACCACACCTGCACCACCCctcctcagtcagtgtgtgtgtgcgccggGCAGCCTCGTGCCCCTCAGCTCCGCTGCCATCTGTGTAAGGACTGGTTCCATGGTGGCTGTGTTCCCTTCCCCTCCCTGCTCCCCTCGTCTGGACCACCAGTTAACCCTCTCTGCTGGTGGGACTGGGACTCGCGCTTCTTGTGTCCGCGATGCCAGCGTTCACGACGCCCACGCCTGGAGACTATCCTGGCATTACTTGTAGCCCTGCAGAGGCTGCCAGTACGTCTGCCTGAAGGAGAGGCGCTGCAGTGTCTCACAGAGAGGGCCATCACCTGGCAGGGCCGAGCCAAAGAGGCGCTCGAGacgtcagagctgcagcagactCTTCAGAAGCTGCAGGAACTCAAAGAGACTCTCCAttgtgaagcagagaaagaagaagacatgGAAAAGGAGACCGAAGGGGGCTCTGTGATAGTTTTGTCAGACTCcgagggaggggaaggagaggatgGAGTCATTGATCTGACCGAGGAGAATTCACCTAAGAAGAACTCCAAGGAAAGCAACGGCACTCAG GCTGGATGTGAAAATGGCATCAGCAAGAAGTCAAATGTTACAG GTGTGGGGTCTCTGCTGCCCCTGCTGCCTGTGCTAAAAGGTCATGTAGTGGAGATTTCCCCAGCCACCACGGTCCGGCTGGAGGAGCTACAGCTGGAAGGAGACCTGCTGGAGGTGTCCTTGGACCAGACACACATCATCCACAGAGTCCTCCAAGCTTCCTCTGTTCCACCCAGAGAAACtctacacacactcattcag atTGAGCTTGAAGAGCAGAGACGAACCAGCCGTGGCCGAGCCAAGGACTccaaaaggaagagaaagagccACAGAGGTGGGAGTGGGGAAGGGGCAGGTGAAAGGTCACTGGACGCCTCAGAGTCAAAGAAAACCTGTCCCCTCAGCCACAGCCCCTCCCCTCACTTACCTGTCCAGACCCATCCAGAG ATTTTGTGA